In Halorussus limi, a genomic segment contains:
- a CDS encoding universal stress protein, with amino-acid sequence MTKRILVPVDGSSQSDDALEYALEEFADDDITLLHVIDPIDAGYSAPVGIPGGSEEWYEEAKADSEAMFDEARAVADEYGVTLDSATEMGRPSQTIVEYAEDEGFDQIVMGSHGRSGVSRILLGSVAETVVRRASMPVTVVR; translated from the coding sequence ATGACCAAGCGGATTCTCGTCCCCGTCGACGGGTCGTCCCAGTCCGACGACGCGCTCGAATACGCGCTCGAAGAGTTCGCCGACGACGACATCACGCTGCTGCACGTCATCGACCCCATCGACGCGGGGTACAGCGCGCCGGTCGGCATCCCCGGCGGGTCCGAGGAGTGGTACGAGGAGGCCAAGGCGGACAGCGAGGCGATGTTCGATGAGGCCCGAGCGGTCGCCGACGAGTACGGCGTCACCCTCGACTCGGCCACCGAGATGGGCCGTCCGTCCCAGACCATCGTGGAGTACGCCGAAGACGAGGGCTTCGACCAAATCGTGATGGGGAGCCACGGCCGGTCGGGCGTCTCGCGAATCCTGCTCGGGAGCGTCGCCGAGACGGTGGTCCGGCGCGCCTCGATGCCGGTGACGGTGGTGCGCTGA
- a CDS encoding NAD(+)/NADH kinase has protein sequence MRVGIVAQKGNSRAAVLADQIRETLPDEVSVRLDDATAERLDLEGRPVDEMDDCDLVVSIGGDGTFLFAARGAGPTPILGVNLGEVGFLNGVAPDDAVETVEAVVAGYRETDTIPSRDVPRLRAEGDGEWSVHPALNEIVVQGPQRGHGEGLDYEVRVDDRTFTAGRGDGVLVSTPTGSTAYNLSEGGPLVHPDADALVVTEMCAAESMPPLVVPGDAAVEIRATGAEFGYVSSDSTRKRFEMPESVRVRADPEPTRIAEPSSDFFEALGKLD, from the coding sequence ATGAGAGTCGGCATCGTCGCGCAGAAGGGCAACTCGCGGGCCGCCGTGCTGGCCGACCAGATACGCGAAACCCTGCCGGACGAGGTGTCGGTCCGATTGGACGACGCGACCGCAGAGCGGTTGGACCTCGAGGGCCGCCCCGTCGACGAGATGGACGACTGCGACCTCGTGGTGTCCATCGGCGGCGACGGCACCTTCCTCTTCGCGGCCCGCGGCGCGGGACCGACGCCGATTCTGGGCGTCAACCTCGGCGAGGTCGGGTTCCTGAACGGCGTCGCGCCCGACGACGCGGTCGAGACGGTCGAGGCGGTCGTCGCCGGATACCGCGAGACCGACACGATTCCTTCGCGGGACGTGCCCCGCCTCCGGGCCGAGGGCGACGGCGAGTGGTCGGTTCACCCCGCGCTGAACGAAATCGTCGTGCAGGGACCACAGCGGGGCCACGGCGAGGGCCTCGACTACGAGGTCCGGGTGGACGACCGCACCTTCACCGCCGGCCGCGGCGACGGCGTGCTGGTCTCGACCCCGACCGGAAGCACCGCGTACAACCTGAGCGAGGGCGGTCCGCTCGTCCACCCCGACGCCGACGCGCTCGTCGTCACGGAGATGTGCGCCGCCGAGTCGATGCCGCCGCTGGTCGTGCCGGGCGACGCTGCGGTCGAGATTCGGGCGACGGGCGCGGAGTTCGGCTACGTGAGTTCCGACAGCACCCGCAAGCGGTTCGAGATGCCCGAGTCGGTCCGGGTCCGCGCCGACCCGGAACCGACCCGCATCGCCGAACCCTCCAGCGACTTCTTCGAGGCCCTCGGGAAACTCGACTGA
- a CDS encoding KaiC domain-containing protein, with protein sequence MTEDDDWFERALREEETEEDADERGVRDGETDDSADGDSVTDDAENASTGGFADAPDFDADADDATETDADAADADAAGSLAEPSEDLSSVSESSDSHSSAGESSEPESSASESAAGGFADADPYDGGDDEDLFEEDFASAFESAPGAGGGPDGDDFGSGFGGEAAGSDDGGFGGGGGEFGMGGDDFDGGFGGGEPFEDEAFDDEEFESDIPRIDLGIEGLDNMIQGGVPERSLVTTIGSAGTGKTTFGLQFLHEALERGENAVFITLEESHDRIVNTATEKGWDFDEYEREGSLAVIDLDPIEMANSLTSIRNDLPRLIEDFGATRLVLDSVSLLEMMYDEQATRRNEIYDFTKSLKEAGVTTMLTSEASEDTAYASRHGIIEYLVDAVFVLRYIRSSDDFRETRLAVEIQKIRDANHSREIKPYSITNEGISVYRQANIF encoded by the coding sequence GTGACCGAAGACGACGACTGGTTCGAGCGCGCGCTCCGCGAGGAGGAGACCGAGGAAGACGCCGACGAGCGCGGAGTCCGCGATGGCGAAACCGACGACTCGGCGGACGGCGACTCCGTAACCGACGACGCCGAGAACGCCTCCACCGGCGGGTTCGCGGACGCGCCGGACTTCGACGCCGACGCGGACGACGCCACCGAGACCGACGCGGATGCGGCCGACGCCGACGCGGCCGGGTCGCTCGCGGAACCGTCCGAGGACCTGTCGTCCGTGAGCGAATCTTCCGACTCACACTCGTCGGCGGGCGAGTCTTCCGAACCGGAGTCGTCCGCGAGCGAGTCCGCCGCCGGCGGATTCGCGGACGCCGACCCCTACGACGGCGGGGACGACGAGGACCTCTTCGAGGAGGACTTCGCCAGCGCGTTCGAGAGCGCGCCCGGCGCCGGAGGCGGCCCAGACGGCGACGACTTCGGCAGTGGCTTCGGCGGCGAGGCGGCCGGTAGCGACGACGGGGGCTTTGGCGGCGGGGGCGGCGAGTTCGGTATGGGCGGCGACGACTTCGACGGCGGGTTCGGCGGGGGCGAACCCTTCGAGGACGAGGCGTTCGACGACGAGGAGTTCGAGTCCGACATCCCCCGAATCGACCTCGGAATCGAGGGCCTCGACAACATGATTCAGGGCGGAGTCCCCGAGCGCTCGCTCGTCACGACCATCGGGTCCGCCGGGACCGGGAAGACGACGTTCGGACTCCAGTTCCTCCACGAGGCGCTCGAACGCGGCGAGAACGCGGTGTTCATCACGCTCGAAGAGAGCCACGACCGCATCGTCAACACCGCGACCGAGAAAGGGTGGGACTTCGACGAGTACGAGCGAGAGGGGAGCCTCGCGGTCATCGACTTGGACCCCATCGAGATGGCGAACAGTCTCACCTCCATCCGCAACGACCTGCCGCGACTGATAGAGGACTTCGGCGCGACCCGCCTCGTGCTGGACTCGGTCTCTCTACTGGAGATGATGTACGACGAGCAGGCCACCCGCCGCAACGAAATCTACGACTTCACCAAGAGCCTGAAGGAGGCCGGGGTCACGACGATGCTCACCAGCGAGGCCAGCGAGGACACCGCCTACGCCTCCCGACACGGCATCATCGAGTACCTCGTGGACGCGGTGTTCGTCCTGCGGTACATCCGGAGTTCCGACGACTTCCGCGAGACCCGACTCGCGGTCGAGATTCAGAAGATTCGGGACGCGAACCACTCCCGGGAAATCAAGCCCTACTCCATCACGAACGAGGGTATTAGCGTCTACCGGCAGGCGAACATCTTCTAG